CGTCGACGACGGCAAGAGCACCCTGATCGGGCGCCTGCTGCACGACTCCAAGATGATCTACGAAGACCATCTGGAAGCCATCACCAAGGACTCCAAGAAGGTCGGCACCACCGGTGACGACGTCGACCTGGCGCTGCTGGTGGACGGCCTGCAGGCCGAGCGCGAGCAGGGCATCACCATCGATGTGGCCTACCGCTACTTCTCGACCGCCAAGCGCAAGTTCATCATCGCCGACACCCCCGGCCATGAGCAGTACACCCGCAACATGGCCACCGGCGCCTCGACCTGCGACCTGGCCATCATCCTGATCGACGCCCGCTACGGCGTGCAGACCCAGACCAAGCGCCACAGCTTTATCGCTTCCTTGCTCGGGATTAAGCACATCGTCGTGGCCATCAACAAGATGGACCTCAAGGGCTTCGACCAGGGCGTGTTCGAGCAGATCAAGGCCGACTACCTGGCCTTCGCTGACAAGATCAACCTCAAGCCCAGCTCGCTGCACTTCGTGCCGATGTCGGCGCTCAAGGGCGACAACGTGGTCAACCGTTCCGAGCGCTCGCCCTGGTACGACGGCCAGTCGCTGATGGAAATCCTCGAAAGCGTGGAGATTGCCGGCGACCGCAACCTCAACGACATGCGCTTCCCGGTGCAGTACGTCAATCGCCCGAACCTGAACTTCCGCGGCTTCGCCGGCACCCTGGCCAGCGGCGTGGTGCACAAGGGCGACGAAGTGATCGCCCTGCCGTCGGGCAAGGGCAGCAAGATCAAGTCCATCGTCACCTTCGAGGGCGAGCTGGAACAGGCCGGCCCGGGCCAGGCCATCACCCTGACCCTGGAAGACGAGATCGACGTGTCGCGCGGCGACATGCTGGTGCATGCCGACAACCGTCCGCAGGTCACCGACAGCTTCGACGCCATGCTGGTGTGGATGGCCGAGGAGCCGATGCTGCCGGGCAAGAAATACGACATCAAGCGCGCCACCAGCTACGTGCCGGGCTCGATCCCGAGCATCGTCCACCGCGTCGACGTCAATACCCTGGAGCGGGGGCCGGCCAGCAGCCTGCAGCTGAACGAGATCGGCCGGGTCAAGGTGGCCCTGGATGCGCCCATCGCCCTCGACGGCTACGAGCACAACCGCACCACTGGCGCCTTCATCGTCATCGACCGCCTGACCAACGGCACCGTCGGTGCCGGCATGATCATCGCCGATCCGGTCGGCGCCCAGGGCGGCGGTCACCACGGCAAGTTGGCCCACGTGTCCACCGAGGAGCGTGCCGCGCGCTTCGGCCAGCAGCCGGCCACCGTGCTGTTCTCGGGCCTGTCCGGCGCCGGCAAGAGCACCCTGGCCTATGCCGTGGAGCGCAAGCTGTTCGACATGGGCCGTGCCGTCTATGTGCTGGATGGCCAGAACCTGCGCCACGACCTGAACAAGGGCCTGCCGCAGGACCGTGCCGGGCGTGCCGAGAACTGGCGGCGTGCCGCCCAGGTGGCCAAGCAGTTCAATGAGGCCGGCCTGCTGACCCTTGCCGCCTTCGTCGCCCCGGATGCCGAGGGCCGCGAACAGGCCAAGGCCATCGTCGGCGCCGAGCGCCTGCTCACCGTCTATGTGCAGGCCTCGCCGGCCGTGTGCCGCGAGCGCGACCCCCAGGGCCTGTATGCCGCCGGTGGCGACAACATCCCGGGCGAGTCCTTCGCCTACGACGTGCCGCTGGATGCCGATCTGGTCATCGACACCCAGGCCATGTCGGTGGAGGAGGGCGTCAAGCAGGTGCTGGATCTGCTGCGTAGCCGCGGCGCGATCTAAACCCGCCGGACCGACAAGCCCCGCCATGCGGGGCTTTTTTGTGCGCGGTCGCAGGCGGCGCATGAGCTATCGCCGCCCATAAAAAAGCCCCGCCAGTGCGGGGCTTGTGTACGGCTGTCGATCAGCGCTTGAGGCCGAAGCTCTCGTCCAGGGTGCCGGGAGCGTCCGGCTCCTTGGGCGCGTAGTCCTTGGGCGCCTCGGTGCTCTTCGGCGGGGTCAGGCGCTCGCGCGGGGCTTTCACGTCCTCGGTGTTCAGCGCGGCCAGCAGGCGCTGGCGGGTCAGTTCGTCGGCGGCCAGGCGATTGGCGCCCTCGGACAGGTGTTCCTGCACTTCCTGGTAGCTCTGGGTCAGGCGCTTGACCAGGCTGGCGGTGGTATTGAAGTGGGTCACCACCTCGTTCTGGTAGCTGTCGAAGCGCTGCTGCAGCTCGTCCAGCTGGCGCTGGGTGCGGCTGGGTGCGGCATTGGGCAGCAGGCGCGCGGCCAGGAAGCCGATGGCCACGCCGGCGAGCAGGGCGATGGCGGGCAGCAGCCAGGGGGTGAGCGATTGTTCCACGAGTCCTTCCTCTGAAAGCGGCTTTGTTTTACGGTAGCGGCTCTCGCCGGCGCTGTATACCGCGGCAAAGCCCTGTTGTGCGATGTGCCTAACCAAGACGTGTCGACCCCGCCCGGGGTCACGGAGTTCCCGCTGTTGATCCGCGAAACCCCTCTTGCCATCGACGGCCCCTGCGGCCCGCTCGAGGCCCTCTGCTGTGAAGTGCCGGACGCCCGTGGCGTCGCCCTGATCTGCCATCCCAACCCGGTGCAGGGGGGCACCATGCTCAACAAGGTGGTCTCCACCCTGCAGCGCGCCGTGCGCGACATGGGCTACCACACCCTGCGCTTCAACTACCGCGGTGTCGGCGCCAGTGCCGGCAGCCATGACATGGGCAGCGGCGAAGTCGACGATGCCGAGGCCGTGGCGCACTGGCTGCGCGGGCAATACCCCGGGCTGCCGCTGACCCTGCTCGGTTTCTCCTTCGGTGGCTTCGTCGCCGGTGCCCTGGCCGGGCGCCTGGAAGACCAGGGTGTGGCCATTGCCAGGCTGTTCATGGTGGCACCGGCCGTGCATCGCCTGCAGGCGCCCGAACATCTGCCGCAGGGCGGCGAGCTGGTGGTGATCCAACCCGACCAGGATGAAGTCATCGCCCCCGAGGACGTCTATGCCTGGTCCGCGGGGCTGGCGCGTGCCCATGAGCTGCTGAAAGTGGCAGAATGCGGCCACTTTTTTCACGGCAAGTTGCCCGAGCTGAAAGACCTGGTGCAGCCCCGTATCCAATAAGTTGAAGCGAATACCCAGATGACCACCCGTATCCTCACCGGTATCACCACCACCGGCACCCCGCACCTGGGCAACTACGCCGGCGCCATCCGCCCGGCCATAGTCGCCAGCCGCGCCGCCGACGCCGATTCCTTCTATTTCCTCGCCGACTACCACGCGCTGATCAAGTGCGACGACCCGGCGCGCATCCAGCGCTCGCGCCTGGAGATCGCCGCCACCTGGCTGGCGCTGGGCCTGGATACCGACAAGGCGACCTTCTATCGCCAGTCCGATATCCCCGAGATCCCCGAGCTGTGCTGGCTGCTCACCTGCGTCGCCGGCAAGGGCCTGCTCAACCGCGCCCATGCCTACAAGGCGTCGGTGGACAAGAACGTCGAGGCCGGCGAAGACCCGGACGCCGGCATCACCATGGGCCTGTTCAGCTACCCGGTGCTGATGGCGGCGGACATTCTGATGTTCAACGCGCACAAGGTGCCGGTCGGCCGCGACCAGATCCAGCACGTGGAAATGGCGCGCGACATCGGCCAGCGCTTCAACCATCTGTTTGGTGCCGGCCGCGAGCTGTTCACCCTGCCCGAGGCGGTGATCGAGGAGGAGGTGGCGACCCTGCCCGGCCTCGACGGGCGCAAGATGAGCAAGAGCTACGACAACACCATCCCGCTGTTCGGCACGGCCAAGCAGCTGAAGGACGCCATCGCCCGCATCGTCACCGACTCCAAGCTGCCGGGCGAGCCCAAGGATGTCGACGGCTCGCACCTGTTCACCCTGTACCAGGCCTTCGCCAGCCAGGCGCAGCAGGCCGAGTTCCGTGCCGAGCTGGAAGGCGGCCTGGCCTGGGGCGAGGCGAAGAACCGCCTGTACCAGCTGCTGGAGAACGAGCTGGGCGAGGCGCGCGAGCGCTACAACGCGCTGATCGCTAGGCCCGCCGACCTGGAGGACATCCTCCTGGCCGGCGCGGCCAAGGCGCGCAGGATCGCCACCCCCTTCCTCGGTGAGCTGCGTGAGGCGGTGGGCCTGCGCTCGTTCCGCGAGCAGGTGCAGGTCGCCGCTGGCGAGAAGAAGAAGGCCGCCAAAAGCGCGCGCTTCGTCAGCTTCCGCGACGACGACGGCAGCTTCCGCTTCCGCCTGCTGGATGCTTCGGGCGAGCAGCTGCTGCTGTCGAAATCCTTCGCCGATGGCAAGGCCGCCGGCCAGGCCAGCAAGGCCCTGCAGTCCGGCGCCGAGCTGGATGTGCGCAGCGAGGGGCTGAGCTTCTCGGTGTGGCTGGGCGACGAGCAGATCGGTGACAGCCCGGCCTTTGCCGATGACGGCGCGCTGCAACAGGCCATCGCCCGCCTGCACGAGGCGCTCGCCCCGCAGGAGTGAGGCGCACGGCACGATTGCCAAGCCACGGGGCCGTCGCTAAAGTGACCGCCCCGTTTTTGTTACCGAAGTTCCCAGCATGACTCCTCTTGAGCGTTATCAGGCCGATCTGAAGCGGCCGGACTTCTTCCACGATGCCGCACAGGAAAACGCCGTGCGTCACCTGCAGCGCCTGTACGACGAGCTGGTGGCCGACTCCAAGGCGTCCTCCGGGCTGCTCGGCAAGCTGTTCGGCAAGAAGCGCCAGGGGCCGGTCAAGGGCATCTATTTCTGGGGCGGCGTCGGCCGCGGCAAGACCTACCTGGTCGACACCTTCTTCGATGCGCTGCCCTTCGAGCAGAAGATGCGCACCCACTTCCACCGCTTCATGAAGCGCGTGCACGAGGAAATGCGCACCCTCAAGGGCGAGAAGAACCCGCTGACCATCATCGGCAAGCGCTTCGCCGACGAGGCACGGGTGATCTGCTTCGACGAGTTCTTCGTCAGCGACATCACCGACGCCATGATCCTCGCCACCCTGTTGGAAGAGCTGTTCAAGAACGGCGTGAGCCTGGTGGCCACCTCCAACATCGTGCCGGACGGCCTGTACCGCGACGGCCTGCAGCGCGCGCGTTTCCTGCCGGCCATCGCCCTGCTCAAGCAGCACACCGAGATCGTCAACGTCGACAGCGGCGTGGACTACCGCCTGCGCGCCCTGGAGCAGGCCGAGCTGTTCCACTTCCCGCTGGACGCCGAGGCCGAGATCAGCCTGGAGAAGAGCTTCCGCAGCCTGCTGCCGGAGCACTGCCAGGTGGAAGAGAACAAGACGCTGATGATCGAGAACCGCCCGATCGTGGCGCGCAAGGAGGGCGACGACATCGCCTGGTTCGATTTCCGCGAGCTGTGCGACGGCCCGCGCAGCCAGAACGACTACATCGAGCTGGGCAAGATCTACCACGCGGTGATCCTGTCCAACGTCGAGCAGATGAGCGTAGCCAAGGACGACATGGCGCGGCGCTTCATCAACCTTGTGGACGAGTTCTACGACCGCAACGTCAAGCTGATCATCTCCGCCGAGGTGGAGCTGAAGGATCTGTACAGCGGCGGCCGGCTGAACTTCGAGTTCCAGCGCACCCTCAGCCGTCTGCTGGAGATGCAGTCGCACGAGTTCCTCTCGCGTCCGCACAAACCCTGAGTTGGCAGGCTCGGACACGAAAAGGGCTGCCCACGGGCAGCCCTTTTGCGTTTCAGGCGGCTTGCGCTCAGGTGGCCTGCACTCAGGCGCCTTCCTTGTGCTGGAACTGCCTGCGGTACTGGTTCGGCGACAGCTCGGCGTGCTGGCGGAACAGGCGGGCGAAGAAGCTGGCGTCGTCGTAGCCGACCTCGTAGCTGATGGTCTTGATGCTCTTGCGGGTGGAGGAGAGCAGGCCCTTGGCCGTTTCGATGCGCAGGCGCTGCAGGTAGTGCAGCGGCTTGTCGCCGGTCGCCGCCTGGAAGCGCCGCATGAAGTTGCGGATGCTCATGCCGTGTTGGCGCGCCACGTCCTCGATGCGGAACTTCTCGGCGAAATGCTCTTCCAGCCACTGTTGCACCTGCAGGATGGCCACGTCCTGGTGCAGCTTCTGCCCGCCGAAGCCGATGCGCCCCGGGCTGTAGCTGCGCTGGGTCTCGTAGAGGATGTCGCGCGCCACGCCCTGGGCGATGCCGGCGCCGCAGTAGCGTTCGATCAGGTAGATGTAGAGGTCGCAGGCCGAGGTGACGCCGCCGGCGCAGTACAGGTTGTCGGCGTCCGACAGGTGTTTTTCCTGGTTGAGCAGCACCCTGGGGAAGCGCTCGGCGAACTCGCGGAAGAATCGCCAGTAGGTGGTCGCCTCCTTGCCGTCGAGCAGTCCGGCCTGGGCCATCCAGAACACGCCGGTGGCCTCGCCGCAGATGGCGCTACCGGCGGCATGGCGCTCGCGCAGCCAGGGAATCACCTGCGGGTAGCGCTGGCAGAGGACGTCGAAATCGCCCCAGAAGGCCGGCAGTATGATCACCTCGGCGTCGTCCAGGGTGCCGTCCACCGGGATCAGCGCCTCGCTGAAACTGGTCACCGCCAGGCCGTCCGGGCTGAGCACGCGGATCTGGAAGGCCGAGCCGGCGCCCAGGCCCTGCTGCTTGCCGTGGCGCATCCCGGCCATGTGGAAGAAGTCGCGGGCCTGCATCAGGGTGGCGGCGAACACGCCGTCGGTGGCGAGTATGGCGATGCGTGTGGGCGGCATGGTTGTTGTTCTTGTAGGTGGTTAAATGGTCATGGCGTGGCTGGATCGTCTTATTTTTTGTCGCATGTGTCCAGTGCCCCCGGGGCGGTCCCTGGCCTAGAGTGGAGGCATCCGATGACCACTCAGACACAGGTGTAACAATGATTCCAAGAACCCTGTTCAGCTCCGAGCACGAGCTGTTCCGCGAGTCCGTCCGCAAGTTCTTCGAGCAGGAGGCGGTGCCCTTCCATGCCCAGTGGGAGAAGGACGGCCACATCGACCGCGCCCTGTGGAACAAGGCCGGCGAGGCCGGCATGCTCTGCTCGCACATCCCCGAGGAGTATGGCGGCATGGGCGCCGACTTCCTCTACAGCGCCGTGGTGATCGAGGAGCAGTCGCGCCTGGGCCTGTCCGGCGTGGGCTTCTCCCTGCACTCGGACATCGTCGCGCCCTACATCCTCCACTACGGCACGGAAGAGCAGAAGCTGCACTACCTGCCCAAGCTGGTCAGCGGCGAGCTGGTCACCGCCATCGCCATGACCGAGCCGGGCACCGGCTCCGATCTGCAGGGAGTGAAGACCACCGCCGTGCTGGACGGCGACGAGTACGTGATCAACGGCTCCAAGACCTTCATCACCAACGGCTGGCTGGCCGACCTGGTGATCGTCGTGGCCAAGACCGATGCCAAGGCCGGCGCCAAGGGCATCAGCCTGTTCCTGGTGGATGCCAAGACGCCCGGTTTCTCCAAGGGCAAGCGCCTGGAAAAGGTTGGCATGAAGGCGCAGGACACCTCCGAGCTGTTCTTCCAGGACGTGCGCATTCCCAAGGCCAACTTGCTGGGCAAGGAGGGCATGGGCTTCGTTTACCTGATGCAGGAACTGCCGCAGGAGCGCCTGACCGTCGGTGTTGGTGCCATCGCCTCGGCCGAGGCGGCGCTGAAGTGGACGCTGGACTACACCCGCGAGCGCAAGGCCTTCGGCCGCCCGGTGGCGGATTTCCAGAACACCCGCTTCAAGCTGGCCGAGATGGCCACCGAGATCCAGGTCGGTCGCGTGTTCGTCGATCGCTGCCTGGAGCTACACCTGAATAAGAAGCTCGATGTGCCGACCGCGGCCATGCTCAAGTACTGGGGCACCGACCTGCAGTGCAAGGTGATCGACGAGTGCGTGCAGCTGCACGGCGGCTACGGATACATGTGGGAATATCCGATCGCCCGCGCCTGGGCCGACTCGCGGGTGCAGCGCATCTACGCCGGCACCAACGAGATCATGAAGGAAATCATCAGCCGCGCCCTGTAAGGCTGGCAGATGCGAAAAGCCCGGCTCTGGCCGGGCTTTTTCGTTCAGGGTGCCGGGTTGGGCTGTTCGCGGTGGATCGCCTCGATGGCGGCCAGCAGTTCCTCGCTCAGCTCCAGGCTGAGACTGCCCAGGTTGCTCTCCAGTTGCTCCAGGCTGGTGGCACCGATGATGTTGCTGGTGACGAAGGGCTGCCGGGTGACGAAGGCCAGGGCCATCTGCGCCGGGTCCAGGCCATGCTCCTTGGCCAGCGTCACGTAGCGGCTGCAGGCGGCGATGGCCTGCGGGTTGGTGTAGCGGGCGAAGCGGCTGAACAGGGTGATGCGCGCGTTGGCCGGGCGGGCGCCGTTCTCGTACTTGCCGGTGAGCATGCCGAAGGCCAGTGGCGAGTAGGCCAGCAGGCCGCACTGTTCGCGCATCGCTACCTCGGCCAGGCCGACCTCGAAGCTGCGGTTGAGCAGGTTGTAGGGGTTCTGGATCGACACTGCGCGCGGCAGGCCCAGGCTGTCGGCCAGTTGCAGGTATTTCATCGCGCCCCAGGCCGTCTCGTTGGACAGCCCGATGTGGCGGATCTTGCCGGCCTGCACCTGCTCGCCGAGCACCTCCAGGGTTTCCTGCAGCGGGGTGAAGTCCTGTTCCTGGTGGCGATAGCCGAGTTGGCCGAAGAAATTGGTGCTGCGCTCGGGCCAGTGCAGCTGGTAGAGGTCGATCCAGTCGGTCTGCAGACGCTTGAGGCTGTCGTCCAGCGCCGCGACTATGTGTCGGCGGTTGTGCTTCAGCTGGCCGCCGCGGATGTAGTCGATGCCGTTGCCGGGGCCGGCCACCTTGCTCGCCAGGACCCAGTCGGCGCGGTTACCGCGGGCTTTGAAGTAGTTGCCGATGATGCGTTCGGTGGCGCCGTAGGTATCGCGGCGCGGCGGCACCGGGTACATCTCGG
This DNA window, taken from Pseudomonas alcaligenes, encodes the following:
- a CDS encoding acyl-CoA dehydrogenase family protein, whose translation is MIPRTLFSSEHELFRESVRKFFEQEAVPFHAQWEKDGHIDRALWNKAGEAGMLCSHIPEEYGGMGADFLYSAVVIEEQSRLGLSGVGFSLHSDIVAPYILHYGTEEQKLHYLPKLVSGELVTAIAMTEPGTGSDLQGVKTTAVLDGDEYVINGSKTFITNGWLADLVIVVAKTDAKAGAKGISLFLVDAKTPGFSKGKRLEKVGMKAQDTSELFFQDVRIPKANLLGKEGMGFVYLMQELPQERLTVGVGAIASAEAALKWTLDYTRERKAFGRPVADFQNTRFKLAEMATEIQVGRVFVDRCLELHLNKKLDVPTAAMLKYWGTDLQCKVIDECVQLHGGYGYMWEYPIARAWADSRVQRIYAGTNEIMKEIISRAL
- a CDS encoding YhcB family protein; the protein is MEQSLTPWLLPAIALLAGVAIGFLAARLLPNAAPSRTQRQLDELQQRFDSYQNEVVTHFNTTASLVKRLTQSYQEVQEHLSEGANRLAADELTRQRLLAALNTEDVKAPRERLTPPKSTEAPKDYAPKEPDAPGTLDESFGLKR
- a CDS encoding NADP(H)-dependent aldo-keto reductase; translation: MEYRQLGRSDLQVSALCLGSMTWGEQNSEAEGFAQIDRARACGINFLDTAEMYPVPPRRDTYGATERIIGNYFKARGNRADWVLASKVAGPGNGIDYIRGGQLKHNRRHIVAALDDSLKRLQTDWIDLYQLHWPERSTNFFGQLGYRHQEQDFTPLQETLEVLGEQVQAGKIRHIGLSNETAWGAMKYLQLADSLGLPRAVSIQNPYNLLNRSFEVGLAEVAMREQCGLLAYSPLAFGMLTGKYENGARPANARITLFSRFARYTNPQAIAACSRYVTLAKEHGLDPAQMALAFVTRQPFVTSNIIGATSLEQLESNLGSLSLELSEELLAAIEAIHREQPNPAP
- the cysN gene encoding sulfate adenylyltransferase subunit CysN, which produces MSHQSDLISQDILAYLAQHERKELLRFLTCGNVDDGKSTLIGRLLHDSKMIYEDHLEAITKDSKKVGTTGDDVDLALLVDGLQAEREQGITIDVAYRYFSTAKRKFIIADTPGHEQYTRNMATGASTCDLAIILIDARYGVQTQTKRHSFIASLLGIKHIVVAINKMDLKGFDQGVFEQIKADYLAFADKINLKPSSLHFVPMSALKGDNVVNRSERSPWYDGQSLMEILESVEIAGDRNLNDMRFPVQYVNRPNLNFRGFAGTLASGVVHKGDEVIALPSGKGSKIKSIVTFEGELEQAGPGQAITLTLEDEIDVSRGDMLVHADNRPQVTDSFDAMLVWMAEEPMLPGKKYDIKRATSYVPGSIPSIVHRVDVNTLERGPASSLQLNEIGRVKVALDAPIALDGYEHNRTTGAFIVIDRLTNGTVGAGMIIADPVGAQGGGHHGKLAHVSTEERAARFGQQPATVLFSGLSGAGKSTLAYAVERKLFDMGRAVYVLDGQNLRHDLNKGLPQDRAGRAENWRRAAQVAKQFNEAGLLTLAAFVAPDAEGREQAKAIVGAERLLTVYVQASPAVCRERDPQGLYAAGGDNIPGESFAYDVPLDADLVIDTQAMSVEEGVKQVLDLLRSRGAI
- a CDS encoding tryptophan--tRNA ligase, whose translation is MTTRILTGITTTGTPHLGNYAGAIRPAIVASRAADADSFYFLADYHALIKCDDPARIQRSRLEIAATWLALGLDTDKATFYRQSDIPEIPELCWLLTCVAGKGLLNRAHAYKASVDKNVEAGEDPDAGITMGLFSYPVLMAADILMFNAHKVPVGRDQIQHVEMARDIGQRFNHLFGAGRELFTLPEAVIEEEVATLPGLDGRKMSKSYDNTIPLFGTAKQLKDAIARIVTDSKLPGEPKDVDGSHLFTLYQAFASQAQQAEFRAELEGGLAWGEAKNRLYQLLENELGEARERYNALIARPADLEDILLAGAAKARRIATPFLGELREAVGLRSFREQVQVAAGEKKKAAKSARFVSFRDDDGSFRFRLLDASGEQLLLSKSFADGKAAGQASKALQSGAELDVRSEGLSFSVWLGDEQIGDSPAFADDGALQQAIARLHEALAPQE
- a CDS encoding GlxA family transcriptional regulator encodes the protein MAGMRHGKQQGLGAGSAFQIRVLSPDGLAVTSFSEALIPVDGTLDDAEVIILPAFWGDFDVLCQRYPQVIPWLRERHAAGSAICGEATGVFWMAQAGLLDGKEATTYWRFFREFAERFPRVLLNQEKHLSDADNLYCAGGVTSACDLYIYLIERYCGAGIAQGVARDILYETQRSYSPGRIGFGGQKLHQDVAILQVQQWLEEHFAEKFRIEDVARQHGMSIRNFMRRFQAATGDKPLHYLQRLRIETAKGLLSSTRKSIKTISYEVGYDDASFFARLFRQHAELSPNQYRRQFQHKEGA
- the zapE gene encoding cell division protein ZapE, with translation MTPLERYQADLKRPDFFHDAAQENAVRHLQRLYDELVADSKASSGLLGKLFGKKRQGPVKGIYFWGGVGRGKTYLVDTFFDALPFEQKMRTHFHRFMKRVHEEMRTLKGEKNPLTIIGKRFADEARVICFDEFFVSDITDAMILATLLEELFKNGVSLVATSNIVPDGLYRDGLQRARFLPAIALLKQHTEIVNVDSGVDYRLRALEQAELFHFPLDAEAEISLEKSFRSLLPEHCQVEENKTLMIENRPIVARKEGDDIAWFDFRELCDGPRSQNDYIELGKIYHAVILSNVEQMSVAKDDMARRFINLVDEFYDRNVKLIISAEVELKDLYSGGRLNFEFQRTLSRLLEMQSHEFLSRPHKP
- a CDS encoding alpha/beta hydrolase translates to MLIRETPLAIDGPCGPLEALCCEVPDARGVALICHPNPVQGGTMLNKVVSTLQRAVRDMGYHTLRFNYRGVGASAGSHDMGSGEVDDAEAVAHWLRGQYPGLPLTLLGFSFGGFVAGALAGRLEDQGVAIARLFMVAPAVHRLQAPEHLPQGGELVVIQPDQDEVIAPEDVYAWSAGLARAHELLKVAECGHFFHGKLPELKDLVQPRIQ